A region of the Dermacentor albipictus isolate Rhodes 1998 colony chromosome 4, USDA_Dalb.pri_finalv2, whole genome shotgun sequence genome:
CGTATATGAACCGTGTAATTTATTCTCAGAGGCACGCAACGGCTCAAACGACAGCGCCTCGAAACTCTAGATgccacgagggaagaatgcgaaaacgctcccCTTACCACCGGCACCATGGTGAGGTGGTACTGCATGGTTGCACGACACTTGTACACGGTACAGAAAAAAAGGAACCGATTACGATTATACAATTGCTTTACCCAAATGTTAATTTGCTTTACCCAAATGTTAATTCATTACAGTGACTAATGATTTGTACAAGAAAGTCATTAAGGAATTACGAAATAGTAATCGATTACTTTCGGTTTGCTTTCGTCCCAATTTTTGTTGGCCTTGCACAAATCGAGTAAATCAAACGAGCTGACCTGGCTATATTAATGCGTCCCCTGCAGCCATCCACACGTTAGCTTCACCAGCAATTGCTTTTAAAGATTTTTTGTCGGTCACCTTCCCTTGTTTTCAGacgaagagatagcagcgacatTGAAAACTCTCTAAACGAGTGCTCTAGAAGAAGCGGCGGTGTGGTATCATATCTTGAGCACAAGGGTGCCGTTACTAAATGTCGCGATGCTCACGTTTGGATCGTCTATGAAGTGCAGGGCTTCATTGTTGCTTGGGCCCGGAGAAGGCACTCCCGGCAGTCTCAATGAAAGCCTGAAAAAGATATAGCGCTAAGGTCATTTCCGAAGTTCGCTATCGAGTAATAGCATCGTCTGTTGAAGTTTGCGAGGCTGCTGCGGGACTCGGCCGCGCGCATTTTACCGTAATTCCCATCAAGTTCGAGTGCTCAAAACTTCGTCGCCTGTTACATTTTGTATCGCCAATAAAGTAACTGGTTGCATGTAAATGgtcactgaaaaaaaagtaaaaacagtGAGCATTACCGAGTAAACGAAGTATTCGATGAATTACAACATTACATAAAACCGCAATGAAAGCgtaattgattacaagtaatATATTACGCATAGTTTGTTACGTATAAGTCTCTGTGATACCAGCAGTACCGATGCCACTAGGAGCACCGGTGCCGCATGTTGGTAACACAGGTAGTGATTCCACCGCGAGCCCCGGGACCACAGAGTTTCTCCCTATGacacctagaggaaaatctgacgccaccgtctatgggagtttcttaaggggcgccgtgccatgatgggaatgatggtatatgtgtctgcgacgcttgtgttggctggtgttgtaagaggcttcgtctaaaacgcggatatggctacacaaataacgcgttcttgaagtgaaatcttcataaaatgtttccattcacgcaaattacatctttactcacctacaatgcatgacgaaGTGAagcaaagcaagaacagacgacaaactgtttcaaagcgagcgcgaatcttgtcgtctgtcctccaactttagcggcccgctgatactctttacgtatcatataattggacatgcaataacaagttctcatagttaaacaaaacacgttttttgtgtaataataaagctaaaacagctttttacgtgcagttttagtagaaaatgagtcattgtgacagacggaacggtgcttgcctggctcttcgggaacgatgtcaatccgaagtcacaatataccggcattcccatgcataccacagcgcagcagcgccagatttccctctaggtaatatagtgagaaactctctACCCGGGACTACTGGCATCAGATCTTCGGGATCGGGGCACATTTTTATACGGCACTATCTTTGGCATCGACCCACGATAGAAGCTAGGGCCATAGCCAATGCAAAATAACGGGtgataaaaataatttaattctggcgttttaggcgcgaaaaccgcaatttgatcatgaggcacgctgtagtggaagacTCCCGAGTAgatttgaccacctggcgttctttaacgtacacccagTGCACGATACACGGGAGTCtgtgcatttcgcccgcatcgaaatgtaGTCGCCActgccgcgatttgatcccgcgccctcgtgcttatcagcgctagccatagccgctaagccacaacgaagggagaaaaaaaaggtggtGAGGAGGGGGCGGATAACCGGTGAAGAAAGATTTGTTTTTAAAACTAAATACAATCTCTACATAGCGCATAATTTGCAATACAAATTCAGCACCACACAATGGAGTAGTATCCTTACACGCAATACACAACGAGATCTAGAATGCACACATTAAGTATTTGCACGTAAGCTAAAATAATCAGCAGACCGTTTTAAAATCGGTTAATGTTCTACCAAATATAGTTGTTTTGCACATTTTCTAAAGTAAACCAATAATGTTTATTTATCTATTAAATTTCAATTTTTAATACTACAATAATTATTTACGGAAAACACGGGAAATGCGTgggatggaaattcaagacgataagCAAAACGAGAGTAAGGTGAACGCAGGATCGAACGTTTTGACAGGTACTTGCCTTTCTTAAAGTCGGCATATGCTCTCCTGGGCACATTTTATACCGGTACGTTTATTCATTTAGGAGGTTTGAAGTTTGCCATTCGAGCAGTTGTTGCCATGGGTCTAATTGTGGGCTTTGGTAAATTTGAGTACGTAATTTAGTAATGGTATATAGTCCATGTAtacgaacaaaaaaaatataaaattcGGGGTTACCCTTAATTTGAGAAAATATTACTTCTGGTCAGCGTAGCTTGTATAAACCTTGAACGGATAACATCCCGAGGTGCTGAGTGGATTCAGAAATCAGTTTTTATTTCATTACTGGGGTATCTTTATGCATCTTTCTGCTGAATGTATGCAGGAAGTCCTTACTTAATTGTATTTCCCTTGCTCAGCTCTGCAGGCTGCTGCCAAGCCCACGCGTAACAGATCCGCCTGCAAAGCCTGCTTCCATTCTCCCGGGCCTGTTCTTGTTGGCCTTCGTGGCCAGCGTGTCCCTACTCATAGTGTTTGCACGCTTCTTCTTGGGTGCGGGCGGCATGTACTGCAACACGGCGGCCTGCGGCGAGTTCGCTCGTCTTCTGAAGAGCTCGATCAACCATTCTATTGATCCGTGCGACAGCTTCGGCTCCTTCGTCTGCCACGGCTGGCGTCAGCAAAACCCGTACTCGGTTCGTGAAAAGCACTACCGCGCCACGCTAGCCTACATCTCTCGCCTCACCCAGTCAGAGCAGATTCTGCTAGTCCGCCAGAGCGCGCTGCAGCAAGTCGCCACTTTCTACCGCAGCTGTAGTGAGCATGCCGTCTCTGGACGCAACGACACTCAGCTGGTCAAGTCATGGCTCGTCGACGCTGGCGTAGTGTGGCCCGCGTGGCCCACCAATCCCAACGTCCTTGACACACTCACTTACCTCGCGCTCCACCTCGGCTGGTCCAGCGTGATCGACATCGAGGTCGAGAGACCAGGCCGGCAGAGTGCCGTCATCACCCTCAAACGCTCGCTCAGCTTCTTCTTGGTAAGCAGCCATAATATGTCAGCACCTGACCAGCGCAGGCTGTTTAAAACACTTCGAGAAGCCTTTCAACCGAATGAGGATACGACGCGCTCTCGTTTAGTGACGTTCGCAGACATCGCCCGTATCGAGAGAGATATGGTAACCGAGCTCGTCAGTGCCTCAACTCATCGCCAGCAGTTGTCACTGGGAGAAGCACAACTCTACCGAAGCCCCAGCGAGTGGAACGCCACCGTCGCCCGTCACACGCGCACTGGCACCGCTGtctcattccgaaccacgcaccCTCTCTTCTTCTTGGAATTCGCGCGTCTGTGGCGCCAACACGGCGAAAGAGAGGTGCATCTGCTTGTGTCCTGGCACGCGGTGCGGTTCGCAGCCTACTTCGCGCACGCGAATTTGACGAATAGCTACAGCTCCGGCGAGAACGAAGATAAGTTTCACCGAGACAATTTCTGCATAGTCTTGCTGTACGCAACTCTGGGCGATGTTGTGTTCGCCTCCTACAGCAACCTGGTGTTCTCTGGTCCCGTGCGTCAAGATGTGAAGACCTTAGTGCTGTCAGTGCGCGAGACATTTGCGCAACTCCTGAGCGCGGACTCTAAATTCGCCACTAGAGTGTCTGCGTTAGCTGGCTGGAGCTTCGTCGACCACGTCTTCGCCATACTGGACCGAGGGAACAGCGAACTCGCCCATGCGCCGCTGCCAGGAGTGCCGGACTTCGGAGGCGTGTTCGCCATCAACTGGCGCTCGGCCATACGTTCCTTGCAGCGAGCTGAGACGCCTCTGAAGCGTTCACTCTTCCCCGAGACGCTCAATCGCGCGAGCCTCTTCGAGATCATTCCCGAACTCCGTGACTTCGTGCTTTTGCCTTCGGCGCTCGCTTTCCCGATGTATGACGCGGCAGCCACTGCCGCCATAAAGTACGGTGCCCTGGGCAGTCACGTGGCACAAGCGTCAGCACGCATCTTTCTCGCCCCACTCTTTGGTAACGACACTGATACGTCCGATGAACTACGCCAGTTTCTGACCGATTTGCGCGATTGCCTTCAGCAAGACGCAGCGCT
Encoded here:
- the LOC135895814 gene encoding endothelin-converting enzyme 1-like codes for the protein MRSRLASYYSRASLCRLLPSPRVTDPPAKPASILPGLFLLAFVASVSLLIVFARFFLGAGGMYCNTAACGEFARLLKSSINHSIDPCDSFGSFVCHGWRQQNPYSVREKHYRATLAYISRLTQSEQILLVRQSALQQVATFYRSCSEHAVSGRNDTQLVKSWLVDAGVVWPAWPTNPNVLDTLTYLALHLGWSSVIDIEVERPGRQSAVITLKRSLSFFLVSSHNMSAPDQRRLFKTLREAFQPNEDTTRSRLVTFADIARIERDMVTELVSASTHRQQLSLGEAQLYRSPSEWNATVARHTRTGTAVSFRTTHPLFFLEFARLWRQHGEREVHLLVSWHAVRFAAYFAHANLTNSYSSGENEDKFHRDNFCIVLLYATLGDVVFASYSNLVFSGPVRQDVKTLVLSVRETFAQLLSADSKFATRVSALAGWSFVDHVFAILDRGNSELAHAPLPGVPDFGGVFAINWRSAIRSLQRAETPLKRSLFPETLNRASLFEIIPELRDFVLLPSALAFPMYDAAATAAIKYGALGSHVAQASARIFLAPLFGNDTDTSDELRQFLTDLRDCLQQDAALPYPPAALKLMEDLFALSSLVEAFFSAEKKDNRMLHDLPALSSTQLFFATWCFMRCTGSQSAGGNVDPCSPALRHVKGFSDAFECAKNTGLNPARRCELF